In Apium graveolens cultivar Ventura chromosome 10, ASM990537v1, whole genome shotgun sequence, the following are encoded in one genomic region:
- the LOC141692311 gene encoding uncharacterized protein LOC141692311, whose amino-acid sequence MYAETSLLFPSYYQNLAPEIHPFDDFWHSHKPNYSLSSTILEYDLGAEGDLFKAPKPVIEEPMVGLDPMTTAISMISTAEDVDIDLMQNEQLLSEVFCEFKKDLLANEATGTSLSEVLQIQIPVATDENPISEEKLLPQITIPKSASSECLNSMGWVRRNPASDNYLEFPGIDFGAVYGMRRSYSEGDMKTLGNGSVSIVQSASGQPQIFGSFSSEVRKEKLSRYRTKKAKRNFGRKIKYACRKALADSQPRVRGRFAKTDESDISRK is encoded by the exons ATGTATGCTGAAACTAGCCTTCTCTTCCCTTCTTACTATCAGAATCTTGCTCCTGAAATCCACCCTTTTGATGATTTCTGGCACTCTCACAAACCCAATTATTCACtg TCCTCCACTATATTGGAATATGATCTTGGGGCAGAAGGCGATCTTTTCAAAGCACCAAAACCTGTTATTGAGGAACCGATGGTGGGCCTTGATCCCATGACGACTGCCATATCAATGATTTCAACGGCAGAAGATGTTGATATTGACTTGATGCAAAATGAGCAGTTGTTGAGTGAGGTTTTTTGTGAATTCAAAAAGGATCTGTTGGCAAATGAAGCTACTGGAACATCACTGTCCGAGGTCCTGCAAATCCAGATTCCTGTTGCAACAGATGAAAATCCTATTAGTGAGGAAAAACTGCTTCCACAGATTACCATACCTAAAAGTGCTAGCTCAGAATGTCTAAACTCAATGGGATGGGTACGCAGGAATCCAGCAAGTGACAATTATCTAGAATTTCCAGGAATCGACTTCGGGGCTGTTTATGGGATGCGAAGGTCATATAGTGAAGGAGACATGAAG ACTCTTGGCAACGGAAGTGTAAGCATCGTCCAGTCAGCCAGCGGACAACCTCAAATATTTGGGAGTTTCTCCAGTGAAGTTCGCAAGGAAAAGCTGTCCAGATACAGGACTAAGAAGGCAAAACGGAACTTTGGCAGAAAAATCAAG TATGCATGCAGAAAGGCTCTTGCTGACAGTCAGCCTAGGGTCCGCGGGAGATTTGCAAAGACAGACGAATCTGACATTTCGAGAAAGTAA
- the LOC141690089 gene encoding splicing factor SF3a60 homolog, translating into MSATLLEATRAYHEEVERLERTIVKDLQNDPTSNRDRLHQSHRVRSMIDQISDTTYKLIDIYEDNDYARKDEIAALGGQMANGTSVFSVFYDRLKEIREYHRRHPSARVVDVTDEYEQMLKEEPQIEFSGEEGSGRYLDLHELYNDYINSKFGEPIEYSAYLQVFPQAQKIPRKLKLTRQYKEYLNKLLEYLISFFERTEPLQDLERIFSKVKSELEEQWASGVVPGWENDTHENGHDPSEHTAIDLDYYSTVEELIEVGPERLKEALAALGLKTGGTIRQRSERLFLTKDTPLENLDKKHFVKGSRGSEQNGVASTPQQTNDWKEIALMEAKMEKLCDLLQETIVRTKENVEKKQALTYEEMEAEREEDEVQADTESDDDEQQIYNPLKLPMGWDGKPIPYWLYKLHGLGQEFKCEICGNQSYWGRRAYERHFKEFRHQHGMRCLGIPNTKNFNEITSIEEAKELWDRIQERQGVNKWRPDLEEEYEDQEGNIYNKKTYTDLQRQGLI; encoded by the exons ATGTCGGCGACTCTACTAGAGGCGACTCGCGCGTATCACGAGGAAGTCGAACGCCTCGAGCGAACAATCGTCAAAGATCTCCAAAACGATCCTACTTCTAACAGAGACCGTCTCCACCAGAGCCACCGCGTCCGCAGTATGATTGATCAAATCTCCGACACTACTTACAAGCTT ATTGATATTTATGAAGATAACGATTATGCGAGGAAAGATGAGATTGCTGCTCTCGGAGGCCAGATGGCTAACGGAACTAGCGTGTTTAGCGTGTTTTACGATCGATTGAAAGAG ATTCGAGAGTATCACAGGCGTCATCCTTCTGCTCGTGTTGTTGATGTGACTGATGAGTATGAGCAAATGCTCAAGGAGGAGCCTCAGATTGAGTTTAGCGGCGAG GAAGGTTCTGGTCGTTACCTTGATCTGCACGAACTTTACAACGATTATATCAATTCTAAATTTGGAGAGCCGATTGAGTACTCTGCTTACCTTCAAGTGTTTCCACAAGCACAGAAGATACCTCGCAAATTGAAGCTTACAAG GCAATACAAGGAGTATCTGAACAAACTGCTGGAGTATCTCATAAGTTTCTTTGAACGGACAGAACCCTTGCAAGACCTGGAAAGAATTTTCTCAAAG GTGAAATCTGAGTTGGAGGAGCAATGGGCTAGCGGTGTGGTGCCAGGTTGGGAGAACGACACCCACGAGAATGGACATGATCCTTCTGAACACACTGCCATTGATCTTGATTACTACAGCACAGTCGAAGAGCTCATTGAGGTGGGACCTGAGAGGTTAAAGGAG GCTTTGGCAGCATTAGGACTAAAGACTGGTGGTACTATTCGTCAGCGTTCAGAGAGGCTTTTCCTTACCAAG GACACACCTCTCGAAAATTTGGATAAAAAGCATTTTGTGAAAGGTTCACGAGGATCAGAACAAAATGGCGTTGCCTCCACTCCGCAACAAACCAATGACTGGAAAGAGATTGCCTTGATGGAAGCTAAGATGGAAAAGCTCTGTGATCTGTTACAAGAG ACAATAGTACGTACAAAAGAAAATGTTGAGAAGAAGCAGGCTCTGACATACGAAGAGATGGAAGCAGAAAGAGAAGAG GATGAGGTACAAGCTGACACTGAAAGTGACGATGACGAGCAGCAGATCTATAATCCTTTAAAGTTGCCAATGGGTTGGGATGGGAAGCCTATACCTTACTGGTTGTATAAGCTTCATGGTCTTGGTCAG GAGTTCAAATGTGAGATCTGTGGGAACCAGAGTTACTGGGGCCGTAGAGCCTATGAGCGTCACTTCAAGGAATTTAGGCACCAGCATGGGATGCGCTGCCTTGGCATTCCAAATACAAAGAATTTCAATGAAATCACATCAATTGAG GAAGCCAAAGAATTGTGGGATCGTATACAAGAACGTCAAGGAGTGAACAAGTGGCGTCCAGACCTTGAAGAAGAGTACGAAGACCAAGAGGGAAACATCTATAACAAGAAAACATACACTGATCTTCAACGACAGGGGTTGATATAG